A window of the Dictyostelium discoideum AX4 chromosome 4 chromosome, whole genome shotgun sequence genome harbors these coding sequences:
- the phbB gene encoding hypothetical protein gives MNNKKFQVNFNNIPKLPKGSFGGGFGLLALGGVGLLALSSLVNVEGGHRAIVFNRFVGIKNKVYNEGTHFIVPWFERAEIYDVRAKPRSISSLTGSKDLQMVNITIRVLSKPKVSQLPAIYRTLGKDYDERVLPSIVNEILKSIVAQFNASQLITQREQVSRLIFKRLVDRAKDFNIELDDVSITHLNFGREYAAAIEAKQVAQQEAERARFLVEKALQDKRSIIVKAEGEAQSAQLINDAIKQSPYLVQLRTLEASKEIAHILSKSPNKLYISNETLLLNGFDLNNNQQPKK, from the exons atgaataataaaaagtttcaagttaatttcaataacattccaaaattaccaaaaggTAGTTTCGGTGGCGGTTTTGGTTTATTAGCATTAGGTGGTGTTGGTTTATTAGCACTTAGTAGTTTAGTTAATG ttgAAGGTGGTCATAGAGCAATTGTATTTAATAGATTTGTTGGTATAAAGAATAAAGTTTATAATGAAGGTACTCATTTTATTGTTCCATGGTTTGAACGTGCTGAAATTTATGATGTTAGAGCTAAACCACGTAGTATTTCATCATTAACTGGTAGTAAAGATCTTCAAATGGTTAATATTACAATCAGAGTTTTATCAAAACCAAAAGTTAGTCAACTTCCAGCCATCTATAGAACATTGGGTAAAGATTATGATGAAAGAGTATTACCATCAAttgtaaatgaaattttaaagagTATTGTTGCACAATTCAATGCATCTCAATTAATCACTCAAAGAGAACAAGTGTCAAGATTAATCTTTAAAAGATTAGTTGATCGTGCTAAAGATTTCAATATTGAATTAGATGATGtttcaatt actcatttaaattttggtaGAGAATATGCAGCAGCAATTGAAGCAAAACAAGTTGCACAACAAGAAGCTGAAAGAGCACGTTTCTTAGTTGAAAAAGCATTACAAGATAAAAGAAGTATCATTGTTAAAGCAGAAGGTGAAGCCCAATCTGCTCAACTTATTAATGATGCAATTAAACAATCACCATACTTGGTACAACTTAGAACTTTAGAAGCAAGTAAAGAAATTGCTCATATCCTTTCAAAATCACCAaacaaattatatattagcaatgaaactttattattaaatggttttgatttaaataataatcaacaaccaaaaaaataa
- a CDS encoding RNA recognition motif-containing protein RRM, which produces MSAPSETTITTPTTPAHRIFVGNLTENVESSTLETAFAEFGKVLSVRIIKKKFKSNTFGFVDMEDLETANKAVAAINGREFDGKQVNVEIAREKSTESKPKRTSTRKTRTPKPTSTTTGENATTESTEASPTLNGNTTTKRRNARRNTKDVKAATTTTNTDATTNTAAASTAAAPATKTSKPKRERRPAANTADRQQSTTTLFVRNIPYSFDDVKLLETFKDCSPKSAHVIVNKHTNRSKGFGFVEFDDVANQQKGLTLNKLSVESRELSVKIALVPEPRDATATTPDVTTTA; this is translated from the exons ATGTCTGCTCCATCCGaaaccaccatcaccaccccAACTACTCCAGCCCACAGAATTTTTGTTGGTAACTTAACTGAAAATGTTGAATCCTCAACTTTAGAAACTGCTTTTGCTGAATTCGGTAAAGT tTTAAGTGttagaatcattaaaaaGAAGTTCAAGAGTAACACTTTTGGTTTCGTTGATATGGAAGATTTAGAAACTGCCAATAAAGCTGTTGCCGCCATCAATGGTAGAGAATTCGACGGTAAACAAGTCAATGTTGAAATCGCTCGTGAAAAGAGTACCGAAAGCAAACCAAAGAGAACTTCAACCAGAAAGACTAGAACACCAAAACCAACCAGCACCACCACTGGCGAAAATGCTACTACTGAATCCACTGAAGCATCACCAACTTTAAATGGtaataccaccaccaaacGTAGAAATGCCAGACGTAACACCAAAGACGTCAAAGCtgccactaccaccaccaacaccgATGCCACCACCAACACTGCTGCTGCCTCAACCGCCGCTGCTCCAGCTACCAAAACCTCTAAACCAAAGAGAGAAAGAAGACCAGCTGCCAACACTGCTGACAGACAACAAAGTACCACTACCCTCTTTGTCAGAAACATTCCATACTCTTTTGAtgatgttaaattattagaaacCTTCAAAGATTGCTCACCAAAGAGTGCTCATGTCATTGTCAACAAACACACCAACAGAAGCAAAGGTTTCGGTTTCGTCGAATTCGATGATGTTGCCAATCAACAAAAAGGTCTCACCCTTAACAAACTCTCTGTTGAAAGTAGAGAACTCTCTGTTAAAATCGCTTTAGTTCCAGAACCAAGAGATGCCACCGCAACTACTCCAGATGTTACCACTACCGCTTaa